TGCAAGAAGTCGCTGTCGCGCGGCCCTTCCTGGCGCACCGCTTTCTTCTTCACCTCGGCCTTGGGCGCTTCCTCCTCGCCGCGGGTGCGACGACGCGGTTCGCTCTCGGGCTTGAACGCTTCCCAGATCACTGCGCCCTTGGGGTCGGTCCCGGGCCAGGCCCCGAACACGCGCTTGCCGGTGGTGCGGTCGATGCGGACCATGCGGACCCCGGCGGGCGCGGTAAAGGGAAGAACGTCCTCCTTCTCCAGCGCCTTTTGCGCGAATGCCTTGTAGATCGGTGCGGCGATGGTCCCGCCCTGCGCATAGCCGCCCAGATTGGTCGGCGTGTCATAGCCCATATAGAGGCCGGCGATCATCTGTGGCGTGCCGCCGATGAACCACACGTCGCGCGGGCCGGACGAGGTGCCCGTCTTGCCCATGATCGGTCGGCCGAGGTCGCGCAGCACCGTGGCGGTGCCGCGCTGGATCACGCCCTCGGTAATATGGACCATCTGGTAGGCGCTCATCGCGTCGAGCACCTGGCGCGCGCGATTGATCGGGCGCGGCATCGGCTTGCCGTCCCAATCGGGCATGTTGCACCGATCGCAGGGCCGCCAGTTCTCCGGCCACACTACCTTGCCCTGCCGGTTCTGGACGAAGTCGATCAGCGTCGGGTTGAGTGCGCGGCCGTGATTGACCAGGATCGAATAGGCGTTGACCATCCGCATCACCGTCGTCTCGCCCGCGCCCAGCGCATAGGACAGGTACGGCGGATATTTCTGCTGGCTGACGCCCATCCGCTGCATCAGGTCGACGACCTTGTCCATGCCGGTCTGGTTCGCCGCCTGCACGGTCATCAGGTTGCGCGACTGCTCGATGCCCCAGCGCATCGTGCGCGGTCCCGCACCGCGCGTGTTGCCGAAGTTGCGGAAGCATTTCTCGCCCAGCGCCGCGCCCTGCCACACGCAAAACGGGCCATCGACGATGATCGACGCCGGAGTCATCCCGTTTTCCAGCGCGGCCGCATAGACGATCGGCTTGATCGTCGATCCTGGCTGGCGCTGGGCCTGGGTCGCGCGGTTGAACGCCTGCACCGTCGCGTCGAACCCGCCCTGCATTGCCAGGATGCGGCCGGTGCGCGGATCCTCGACCACCATGCCGCCCGAAATCTTGGGAACCGAACGCAGGCCGAACACCCCGCCTTCCGGCGCCACCGCGATCACGTCGCCGGGCTTCAACGCGGCGAAAGCAGTGCCGCCCTTGCCACGTACCGGCATCTGTGCCCCGCCGCGCGGGAGTATGCCGGTCGCGCCATCGCCAAATCCGATCTGGGCGCTGCCGGCGCTCTTGAAATGACGATCGCCGCGCGCCAATCCTCATAATCGAGGTCGATGTTGGTATTGAGCAGCGCGCTGCGCCAATTGTCGCCGCTGATGTCCTGCTCACGCATCGGCCCGGACCAGCCGCGCCCGCGATCATAGCGGATCAGTCCGTCGCGCAGCGCCTTTTGCGCCGCTTTTTGCAGCTCGGGATCGAACGAGGTGCGCACCCAAAGCCCGCCCGAATAGACGCTGTACGGTCCCGACTCCTCATTCTCGCCGAATCGGTCGATCAACTGACGGCGCACTTCCTCGATGAAATAGCCGCCGAGCGGGTCGGTCTTCGGTGTCTTGCGCGGGACGGCACCCAGCGGCGCGGCGACTGCGGCGTCATGCTGCGCCTGATCGATATAGTCGTTTTCGAGCATCTGCCCGAGCACCCAGTTGCGCCGCTCGATCGCGCGCGCCTCATGGCGTTCGGGCATATAGTTGCTCGGCCCCTTGGGGAGGATCGCCAGATAGGCGAATTGGGGGACGGTCAGCTCGCGGACGCTCTTGTCGAAATAGGCATTGGCCGCCGCCTCGACCCCGAACGCATTCCGCCCCAGCGCAATCTGGTTGAGGTAAAGTTCAAGGATCTGCTCCTTGGACAGCGAGCTCTCGATGCGGAACGCCAGGATCGCCTCGCGCGCCTTGCGAACATAGCTCACCTCATTGGTCAGCAGCAGATTCTTTGCCACCTGTTGCGTGATCGTGGAGGTGCCGCGCGGCGTCTCGCCACTGGTCAATCCCTGCCACGCGGCGCGAACAAGCCCGGGATAATCAACGCCGCTGTGCCGGAAAAACGTCTTGTCCTCCGCCGACAGGAACGCGCCGACCATTAGCTTGGGATATTCCTCGAACGACAGTTCGACCCGGCGGTCGCGGGCATAGCTGCGCAGCGGCGTGCCGTCACCCGCGCGGATATTGGTGGGTAGCGGCGGCTCATAGGTCCGCAGCTTGTCGACCGAGGGCAGGTCGCGCAGGAACAGCGCCCAGAGCGCAATTGTCGCGATCCCGGCGAGCAGGGCCAGCCAGGCCAGTACCTTGAACCACCAGGTGCGGCGAATCCGGGCAAAGCGATCGCCGACATCCTCGCGCGTGAATTTGAGCGTGAAATTGGGTTGGGTCTGGTCCGCCATTGCGCGCGGGGTTTAGCAGGATATCGCCGCCTTGCCAGCGGGGGATGCGATGGGGTGAGGGGGGAGTTCTGATTCGGTCGGGCAATCCGAACCGGTCGCGGCACGGGCGCGCTCTCCCACCCGGCCACCCATCGATGATACCTTGTGGGTGGCCGGGTGGGGGAGCGCGCCGGTGCCGCTCGGCACAGCCGACAGCAACTAGCGCGCCGCCATCCGCGTGGCGAAATGGATCGCTACAGCGCGGTCGACGCTCTGCGCCACGCGCCGCCGTCCATCCTCGGTCTTGAGCAACGCGACGTCATTGGCGTTGGAGATATAGCCAGCCTCGAACAGGATCGATGGCATGTCCGGCGCCTTGAGCACCAGCAGCGACGCCATGCGATGCGGGTTCTCCTTGACCGGGATCAGCCCCTGTGCCTCCCGCCCCAGCAGCCGCGCGAACTTGGCCGATGCGTTCATCGTCTCGCGCTGGGTCAGGTCGATCAGGATCGACGACACGTCGCGATTCGTCCCCGCCAGGTCGATGCCGGCGAGGATGTCGGACTTGTTCTCGCGCGCCGCCAGCCGTGCGGCTTCCTTGTCGGATGCCACTTCGGACAGGGTATAGACCGTTGCCCCGCTCGCCCCGGGATGCAGCGCGGCGTCGCAATGGACCGAGATGAACAACGCTGCGCCCAGCGTGCGCGCGATCTCGAACCGGTCGCGGTGGAGCAGATAGCGGTCATCCTCCCGCGTCAGCGCGACGCGCACCCGGCCCGAAGCGACCAGTTCGTCGCGGATCGCCTTGGCGATCTTGAGCGCAAGTTCCTTCTCCTGGATGCCGTCGGCGGAGATCGCGCCTGGATCATGGCCGCCATGACCCGGGTCGATCACCACCAGCGGGCGATCGTCGTCCGCGCCATAGATTCTCGGCATCGCAAAGGGCATCGGCTTCGGCGGCACCGGCACCGATACGCTATAGCTGTGACGGCTCGAAGCGCGCGCGAAACTGAACGGCGGCAGGAAGCTCAGTCGGCCTTCTGCGGCGGCGCGGGCGAAGCGTGCCTCGTCCACCGTGCGCAGCTCCAGCGTCAGTGTCGAACCATCGGCACCGAACTTGCCCTCGGTCACGATTGCCGGGCGGGCAAGGTCGAATACGATGCGCGCGCCGTCGCCCTGCACCGCCTGGCGCACCGCTGCAACGGGACCGCGTGGCTGGTCGGGCGCGGCACCGGGACGCGCACCCATCAGGTCGAGCGCGATCCGGTTCGGACCCGCAAGGACGAAGCTACTGGCACCTGCGACGCGCTCGTCGAATCGGATCACGATCCGGTTCGACTGCATGTCGATGGCACGAATTGTTCCGGCCCAACTCGGCGCGCCGTTTAGAAAGCCGGCGAGGAGGGCAAGAAATAAAGACACCCGGGCGATATGCCGCGCCGGGCTGGGGGGGGTCCAGCCCAAAAGCATGCATTGGTACTCACAAAAATAAGTCTCCCTGACCCGTGCTGGATAATCGGGTGGTCCTTCCGGCACGGTGAAGCGGTGCGGTTAATTCCGGATTCGGCATCTTTTTGCCGACAGGCGGCAATCAATTGCCGCGTGTGCGCCTTGATGATGGCTGGCACGCAAATTGTTGCCGCGCAGGTCCGCCGATGCTAGGCATCCCGGCGACCGAAACCCAATTTGGGTCAATTCGGTATCCATCGCCGGCCCCACTTGGCCCGGTAATTCAGGTTGACGCTGCATGAGGCAATTTCCGTCCATCCCGCATCGCACTGCTCAGGCGGTCGCGCGCGAGGCGGCGGAGGCGGGCACCCACGGGTCCGGCCGTGCCAATGCAGCAGAGGCATCACCAAACCCCTGCGCCCCCATTTTGACGGGGCGCAATCTTGTTCGCGCGCCGCGGCTGACACCCGCCTGGCGCGCCCGGAGACCAAATAATGACCATGCGTATGCTGATCGACGCACGCCACCGGGAGGAAACCCGCGTGGCTGTCGTCAAAGGAAATCGAATCGAGGAGTTTGATTTCGAGAGTGCCGAGCGAAAGCAGCTCAAGGGGAATATCTATCTTGCCAAGGTGACCCGCGTCGAACCGTCGCTTCAGGCGGCGTTCGTCGAATATGGCGGCAATCGTCATGGCTTCCTGGCGTTCAGCGAAATCCACCCCGATTACTACCAGATCCCCAAGGAAGACCGCGACGCGCTGCTGCGCGAAGAGGCCGAGCACGCCGCCGAGGAGGCTGCCCTCCGCGAGGCTGATGACGGCGACGATCACGACCATGAGGACGAGGACGGCGACTTTGAGGTGATCGAGCGCCCGTCCGACGAGGATGAGGATGGTGCCGAAGCCGGCGAGTCCGAAGGCGAGGGCGAAGAGGGCAAGGGTGGCGGTCGCCGCCGCCGTGGACGCAAGGGCAGCGACGATCAGGTCGAGGCGCTGCGCCAGCGCCGCATGAACCTGCGCCGCCGGTACAAGATTCAGGACGTGATCCGTCGGCGCCAGGTGCTGCTGGTTCAGGTCGTCAAGGAAGAGCGCGGCAACAAGGGTGCGGCGCTGACCACCTATCTGTCGCTCGCGGGCCGCTACTGCGTGCTGATGCCCAACACCGCGCATGGCGGCGGGATCAGCCGCAAGATCAGTTCGGCCGCCGATCGCAAGCGCCTGAAGACGATCATGGCGGACCTCAAGCTGCCGCCCTCGATGGGCTGCATCGTCCGCACTGCGGGGCTTCAGCGCACCAAGACCGAGATCAAGCGCGACTTCGACTATCTCGCCCGGCTGTGGGACGAGATCCGCGAAAAGACGCTGCAATCCTCCGCGCCCGCTCTGGTCTATGGCGACAGCGATCTGATGAAGCGCGCGATCCGCGATATCTATAACAAGGACATCGACGAGGTGATCGTCGAGGGCGATGACGGCTATCGCCAGGCCAAGGACTTCATGAAGCTCCTGATGCCGAGCCACGCCAAGAAGGTGAAGCATTACAGCGACGCCGTGCCCTTGTTCCAGCGCGCCGGGGTCGAGGAGCAATTGTCCGCGATGTACCACCCGGTGGTGCAGCTGAAGTCCGGCGGCTACCTCGTCATCAACCCGACCGAGGCTTTGGTGTCGATCGACATCAACTCGGGCCGCTCGACCCGCGAACATTCGATCGAGCAGACCGCAACGGCCACCAACCTCGAAGCCGCGCAGGAAATCGCGCGCCAGCTGCGGTTGCGCGACATGGCCGGTCTCGTCGTGATCGACTTTATCGACATGGACCATTCGTCCAACGTCCGGAAGGTCGAGAAGGCGATGAAGGAGGCGCTCAAGAACGACCGCGCCCGCATCCAGGTCGGTCGCATCTCGGCGTTCGGTCTGATGGAGATGAGCCGCCAGCGGCTGCGCACCGGCGTGCTCGAAGCCAGCACGCGCCAGTGCCCGCATTGCGAGGGCACCGGCCTGGTCCGCACCGCATCGTCGGCGGGCCTGTCCGCGCTGCGCCTGATCGAGGATGAGGCCGCGCGCGGTCGCGGGTCGCACATCACGCTGCGCTGCAGCCAGGAAGCGGCCTTCTACGTCCTCAACAACAAGCGCGCCGACATCGCCGAGATCGAGGATCGCTACGGCGTCCGCGTCGAAATCCTGTCGGACGGCGAACTGGAAGGCGCGCGCATGTCGGTCGAGGCGAGCGGGCCGCCGCCTGCGCACGCGCCGAAGTTCGCGGCCGCGATCCAGGAGATCGAGGACGATTTCGTCGAGGAAATCGACGAAGAGGAAGAAGAGGAGGAAGAGGAGGTCGAGGCGCGCGCCCCGCGTGAACGTCGCGACCGAGGCGAGTCCGAGGGCGATGGACGCAAGCGCCGTCGCCGCCGCCGTGGTCGTCGCGGACGCCGCGAGGATGGCGACGGCCCGCAGGATGCCGAGAGCGAGCGGGATTCCGACGCAGAGGGCGCGGACGAAGCTGGCGAGGGCGAGGATGCGCCTGCTGCCGAAGTTTCGACTGCCGACGAGGCGGGCGAAGGCCGCAAGCGCCGTCGCCGCGGGCGCCGTGGCGGACGTCGCGGCAATGGCGGTGGCGAGGACGGCGTCGGCGAGGCTCGTGACGAAGCCGATGTCGAGGCCGATGCGGTCGTCGATGCGCAGCCCGAGGCCGAACCGGTTGCCGAAGAAGCGCCGGCCAAGCCCAAGCGCAGTCGCCGCAAAAAGGCCGATGCCGCGCCGGTGAGCGAGGCTGCCGAGACCGTCGAGGCCGTTGCTGTTGAAGCTCCGGTCGAGCTTTCGGTCGCCGAGGAGGCTCCTGCCAAGCCGAAGCGCAGCCGCCGCAAGAAGGGCGAAGAGGCTTCGGTCGCCGACGCCGCCCCCGCCGAGGTGGCGGTCGCCGAGGTCGTGGAGGCTCCGGTCGTCGAAGAGGCACCGGCCAAGCCCAAGCGCAGCCGTCGGAAAAAGGCCGACGAAGCCCCTGCCGCCGTAGTGCAGGATCTTGTGCCCGCAGCCGATGATGTGGAGACCGTTCCGGCCGCAGCCGAAGGCGAGCCTGCCGAGGCCGGTGTCGGCGAAGGCGGCGAGGACGGCAGCGCGCCGCGCCGCGGTGGCTGGTGGCAGCGTACCTTCGGGGCCTGATCGCGAATACAGGGGCGGGGGGCGCTGGACGCTCCCGCCCCTTTTCCATCCCCCCTCTTTCATCGCCGGTTCATGCCGCCCCGGCCACCGCATCGCCGATGCGTCCGGTCACGCCGACCGTTGATCGCGGGGAAAAATCCGCCATGATGCCGCCGATGAAGCGCCTTGTATCCCTGTTCGCGCTGCTGCTGTTGTGCGTCACCAGCCCGGCCTATGCCCAATCGATCCTGCGCGATGCGGAGACCGAGGCGTTGCTTGCCGACATGTCGCGCGACATCATCAAGGCGGCGAACCTCTCGCCCGCCAATGTCCGCATCGTCCTGATCAACGACCAGTCGATCAACGCCTTCGTCGCGGGCGGGCAGACGGTCTATCTCCATTCCGGCCTGATCGACGCCGCCAGCAGCGCCAATGAGGTACAGGGCGTGATCGCCCACGAACTCGGCCATATTACCGGCGGACATGTCTCGTTGAGCGACCGGATGGGCAAAGGCGCCACCGGAATCACAATCCTCAGCCTGCTCCTCGGCGCGGCGGCGATGGCGGCGGGCTCTGCAGATGCCGGCATGGGGTTGATGCAGCTTGGCCAGCGCGCGGCGCTTGGCAGCTACCTCGCCTTCAGCCGCGCGCAGGAGGCGACGACCGACGCCGCCGGGGTCAAATATCTGTCGGGCGCGGGCGTCAGCGGCCGCGGCATGCTGGACTTCTTCAAGAAGTTGCAGCAGCAGGAGTATCGCTGGGGACTGAAGCGCGGTAGCGACACCAGCTATGTGATGAGCCACCCGATGTCGGGGGGATCGCATCGCGACGCTGACCGCAGACCTCCAGGCCGATCCGGCGTGGAGCAAGCCCAATGACCCGCAGATCGAGGCGCGGTTCAAGCGCGTTCAGGCCAAGCTGCGTGGCTATGTTGCCGAACCCAAGGACACGCTTCGCCGCTATCCGGCCACCGACACGACGGTCGTCGCGCGCTACGCCCGCGCCTATGCCTATCATCTCGGCGGCTATCCCAGGGAAGCGGCGGGCGAGGCGGCGGCATTGGTCCGCGCCGAGCCGCAAAACCCCTATTTCCTTGAGCTGGAGGGGCAGATACTGCTCGAATCCGGCAAGCCGCGCGATGCGCTCGCGCCGCTGCGCGCGGCGACGACGCAGACCAATTTTCAGCCGCTGATCGCCACCACTTTCGGGCACGCATTGCTCGCAACCGAGGATGCGACGCATCTGGAAGAGGCAGAGCGGGTGCTGCGTCAGGCGGTGGTCCGCGACAAGGAAAACCCCTTCGCCTGGTATCAGCTCGGCATGCTCTATGAGCGCAAGGGCGATAGCGCGCGCGCTGCACTCGCTACGGCCGAACGGGCCAGCATGATGGGCGACTACGGCCGCGCGATTCCCAGCGCGCAGGCGGCGATGGCGGGGCTGCCACAGGGCACCCCTGACTGGATCGCGCGCAGGACATCGTCATGGCGGGCCAGGCGATGATGCAGGACAGGAAGCGCAAGTGATCGAGAAACTGGCGAAAAGCCCGCTGGCGCTGGCCGGCACTTTGGTGCTGTCCGGTGTAGTCGGCGGTCTTGTGGTGATCGGTATGCAGGCGCTCGTCACCGACCAGGCTCCGCGCGACGACAAGGCGATCGGTCAGGTCGTCCGCGATTATGTCCTCGAAAACCCCGAAATCCTGCCCGAGGCGATGAAACGATTGCAGGAGCGCGAGAGCGGCAAGGCGGTCGCCGCCAACCGCGCCGCGATCTTCGACGCCTATGCCGGCGCGTGGGAGGGCAATCCATCGGGCGACGTCACGGTGTCGGTGTGGATGGATTATGCCTGCGGCTATTGCCGTGCCAGCCTGCCGATCATCGCCCGGCTGGTGGCGGAAGACCCCAAGCTGCGCATCGTCTATCGCGAGCTTCCGGTGCTGAGCGAGGGCAGCCGCGTCGCCGCCTATTGGGGTCTTGCCGCCGCCGAGCAGGGCAAGTTCAAGCCGTTCCACACTGCGCTCTATTCGGGCGGGCAATTGAGCCAGGCGTCGATCGCCGCCGCCGCCGCCGCCGCGGGGCTGGACACGGCCCGCGCCCAGCAGTCGATCGGTAGCGACCGGGTCGAGGCGGAGGTCGCGCGCAACCTCGACACCGCCGGCAAGCTCGGCGTCACCGGCACCCCCAGCTGGGTGATCGGCGATCAGGTCATCTCGGGCATGGTGCCGTATGAAGTTCTGAAGCAAGCCGTCGAAGCCGCGCGCAAGCCGGCGAAATAATCGTCCCGCCCTTGTCGGGTTCCGGCTTCGTTCCTAGATGCCCGGCTCCACATGCAGGGGGCCGTGCATGCAGCCTATTCTTTCCGTCCGCGGTGTCAGCAAGACCTATGCTTCCGGGCATCGGGCGCTGGGTGCGGTCGATCTCGACATCAACAAGGGTGAGATTTTCGCGCTGCTCGGCCCGAACGGCGCGGGCAAGACGACGCTGATCAGCATCATCTGCGGCATCGTGACGCCCAGCTCAGGTACGATCACCGTCGGCGGGCACGATACGATTGCGCAGGCGCGCGCTGCGCGGATGATGATCGGGCTGGTGCCGCAGGAATTGTCGGTCGACATGTTCGAAACCGTGCTGGCCACCACGCGCTACAGCCGCCGCCTGTTCGGCCGCCCTGGTCATGACGCCTATATCGAGCAGGTGCTGAAGGACCTGTCGCTATGGGACAAGCGCAACTCCAAGATCATGGAATTGTCGGGCGGGATGAAGCGTCGCGTGCTGATCGCAAAGGCGCTGGCGCATGAGCCGGAAATCCTGTTTCTCGACGAGCCAACCGCTGGTGTCGACGTCGAACTGCGACGTGACATGTGGAAGCTGGTCCACCGGCTGCGCGAACGCGGCACGACGATCATCCTGACCACCCATTATATCGAAGAGGCCGAGGAAATGGCCGACCGGGTGGGGGTGATCAACAAGGGCGAGCTGCTGCTGGTCGAGGACAAGGCGGTGCTGATGAAGAAGCTGGGCAAGCGCGAGATGGACATCGCGCTGGTGGAGCCGATGATGACCGTTCCGGCAGAGCTGAACGAATGGCATTTGACCCTGACCGACGAGGGGACGCGGCTGCGCTACACCTTCGACGCGCAGGCCGAGCGGACCGGCATCCCGTCGCTGCTGCGCAAGCTTGCCGAACTGGGCATCGCGTTCAAGGATCTCGACACGTCGAAATCGAGCCTGGAGGACATCTTCGTCGACCTTGTAGCCGCGAAGCGTGAGGAGGTGGCGGCATGACCGGGTTCAACCATCACGGCGTGTGGGCGATCTATCGCTTCGAGATGGCGCGTGCGCTGCGCACCTTGGGGCAGAGCCTGGTCACGCCAGTGATCACCACCGCGCTCTATTTCGTCGTGTTCGGCGGCGCGATCGGGTCGCGGATGCAGGAGCTCGACGGGGTGTCCTATGGTACGTTTATCGTGCCGGGCCTGATCATGATGAACCTGCTCCAGCTGTCGATCTCCAACGCGTCGATCGGCATCTACTTCCCCAAATTCACCGGCACGGTCTACGAACTGCTCTCCGCCCCGGTCACGGCGATCGAAATGGTGATTGGCTATGTCGGCGCCGCGGCGACCAAGTCGATCGCGATCGGCCTCGTCATCCTGTTCACCGCGATGGTGTTCGTCGACGTGCCGATCGCGCATCCGTTCGTGATGCTGGCGATGCTGGTGCTGACCGCGGTCACCTTTTCGATGCTCGGCTTCATCATCGGAATCTGGGCCAAAGGGTTCGAGCAATTGAGCTTCGTCCCCGCGCTGATCGTCACACCGCTGACCTTCCTCGGCGGCGCCTTCTACACGATCAACATGCTGCCCGAACCGTGGCGCACCATCAGCCTCGCCAACCCGGTCGTCTATCTGGTCAGCGGTTTCCGCTGGGCGTTCTTCGACAAGGGCGATGTCGCGATCGGGGTGAGCCTGGGCTTCACCGCAGCGTTCCTGTTCCTGTGCCTCGGCGTGATCGGCTGGATCTTCAAGACCGGCTGGCGGCTGAAGAACTGACGGGAACCAGCAGCGGCCGCAGCACCAGCGCGTTGAGGTTCAGCAGCGCATGGACAAGCATCGCAAACCATAGCTGGCTGGTGGCGAGGTAGAGGATCGTGAGCGTCACGCCGACCAGCGCCGACGCCGCGACTCCTGCCCAGCCCTGATAGCGATGGGCATAAGCAAACAGCGCGGTAGCGAGCGCCATGCCGAGCAGCGCATCGCCCGAAACCCGGGCTACGAACAGCGGCAGGGCGAGGCGGAAGAACAGCTCCTCGACCACGCCGGCGGTAATGCCCAGCGCGGCGGTCCAGCCGGTTTCGCCGGGGGTGCGGGGAAGCAGGGCGGCGAATTTGCCCGACATCAGCTGGCGTTTGCCCTGCCGCGCGCGCCACCATTGGATGCCAAGCCCGATCACCGCCCCGCACGCAAATCCGGCGAGCACCGCGATCTTGAGATGCAGGACATTGCCCCCAAATCCGGCGATCTGGCGCGCGGGCGGAATCAGCGGCGCAAACTCCGGCGGAAGCACCTCGATGGCATCCCATCTGCTCGCGACCAGCAGCGCCGCCACCGCGCTCGCCCCAAACGCCAACGGCGCGCGGCGCATCCAGCGGCGATAGCTGGCGATCCGGTCGGCGGGCGCGCGCCCGCTGCGATCACCCCGGACGTACCAGATATACGCGCCGACCAGCGCAATCAGCAGCGCGACGTCGAGCGGCGCGACGGACGGGATTGCGCCCATCAACCGATGCGATGCTCGCCCTTGACCCAGCGCACCGTGCCGGAACTGGCGCGCATCACCACGCTCTCGGTGGTCATCTTGTCCTTCTTGCGCTTGACGCCCTCCAGCAGCGACCCGTCGGTCACGCCGGTCGCGGCGAAGATACAGTCGCCCTTGGCCAGTTCCGACAGGTCGTACTGCTTGTCGAGATCGCTGATGCCCCATTTGCGGGCACGGGCACGCTCATCCTCATTGCGGAACAGCAACCGGCCCTTGAACTGGCCGCCGACACAGCGCAGCGCGGCACAGGCCAGTACGCCCTCCGGTGCGCCGCCCTGGCCCATATAGACGTCGATCGTGGTGTCGGGATCGGTGGTCGCGATCACCCCCGCGACGTCGCCGTCGCCGATCAGCACCACGCCGCACCCCAGCGAGCGCAGCTCGGCGATCAGCTTTTCATGGCGCGGACGGTCGAGCACACAGGCGATGATCTCGCGCGGCTCGACGCCCTTGGCCGCAGCGATGGCCTTGATGTTTTCGGTCACCGATTTGTCGAGGTCGATCACCTCGGGCGGATAGCCGGGGCCGACCGCGATCTTGTCCATATAGACGTCGGGGGCGTTGAGCAGATTGCCCTCTTCTGCGATGGCGAGGACGGCAAGACTGTTCGGACCCGCCTTGGCGCAGATGGTGGTTCCTTCCAGCGGATCGAGCGCGATGTCGATCTTTGGCCCCTTGCCGGGGGCCGAGCCAACCTTTTCGCCGATGAACAGCATCGGTGCCTCGTCGCGCTCGCCCTCGCCGATCACCACGGTGCCGTCCATGTACAGTTCGTTGAGTGCGGCGCGCATCGCCTCGACGGCGGCGGCGTCTGCGGCCTTTTCGTCACCGCGTCCGACCAAGGTCGATGCAGCGATGGCAGCGGCTTCGGTCACCCGGACCATTTCTAAGACAAGGACGCGGTCGAGAAGCTGACTGGCGGTCTGCATGGGTTGGGCGGTCCTCTATCTGGCTGTTTCATCGGGGCGATAGGTGCGTGCGCCGGGCTTGTCGATGCCCGCCAACGCTGTCATCGCGACCAAATTCGCATGGGCCGCACGATTGGTAACGCCGGATACCGACTCGTTGACGCAATCCATCTTGCAGTGCAGCACGCGCGCATGGCCAGTGCACCCCCGATCACCAACAATCCCGATGTCCGTTTCCTCGGTCGCGTCCTGGGCGACGTGATCCGCGCCTATGGCGGCGATGCGTTGTTCCGGCGGATCGAATATATCCGGTCGGCGTCGGTCGACCGGCATCGCGGGATCGCGGGCGCGGACTCGATCGACCCGGGCCTCGACAGCCTGAGCCTCGACGAGACGCTCGATTTCGTGCGCAGCTTCATGCTGTTCTCGATGCTCGCCAACCTCGCCGAGGATCGGCAGGGGATCGCCGCCGAGCCGGGCGCCGACATCGAGCATGCCGTGGCCAAGCTCAAGGAACATGGCATCGGCCGCGAGCGGATCGCCGAGCTGCTCGCCGATGCGCTGGTCGCCCCGGTGCTGACCGCGCACCCGACCGAGGTGCGGCGCAAGTCGATGCTCGACCACCGCAACCGCATCGCAGAGCTGATGCGGCTCAAGGATGCGGGCGTCGCCGAAACCCCTGACGGCGATCTGGTCGATGAGGCGATCGTGCGGCAGGTGGCATTGCTGTGGCAGACGCGCGTGCTGCGGTTCGAACGGCTCTATGTCGCCGACGAGATCGAGAATGTGCTGTCCTATCTGCGCGACGTGTTCCTGCCGACCCTGCCCGCGCTCTATGCCCGTTGGGATCGGGCTTTGGGCAGCCGCGTCCCCGCCTTTCTGCGCCCGGGCAACTGGATCGGCGGCGACCGTGACGGCAACCCGTTTGTTACCGCCGATTCGATGCGCCTCACAATGGCGCGCTCGGCGGAGACGGTGCTGGCTTACTATCTCGACTCGGTCCACGCACTCGGGGCCGAGCTGTCGATCTCCAGCCGCCATGCCGAGATCGACGCCGGGGTC
The genomic region above belongs to Sphingomonas sp. J315 and contains:
- a CDS encoding CPBP family intramembrane glutamic endopeptidase, translated to MGAIPSVAPLDVALLIALVGAYIWYVRGDRSGRAPADRIASYRRWMRRAPLAFGASAVAALLVASRWDAIEVLPPEFAPLIPPARQIAGFGGNVLHLKIAVLAGFACGAVIGLGIQWWRARQGKRQLMSGKFAALLPRTPGETGWTAALGITAGVVEELFFRLALPLFVARVSGDALLGMALATALFAYAHRYQGWAGVAASALVGVTLTILYLATSQLWFAMLVHALLNLNALVLRPLLVPVSSSAASRS
- the glpX gene encoding class II fructose-bisphosphatase encodes the protein MQTASQLLDRVLVLEMVRVTEAAAIAASTLVGRGDEKAADAAAVEAMRAALNELYMDGTVVIGEGERDEAPMLFIGEKVGSAPGKGPKIDIALDPLEGTTICAKAGPNSLAVLAIAEEGNLLNAPDVYMDKIAVGPGYPPEVIDLDKSVTENIKAIAAAKGVEPREIIACVLDRPRHEKLIAELRSLGCGVVLIGDGDVAGVIATTDPDTTIDVYMGQGGAPEGVLACAALRCVGGQFKGRLLFRNEDERARARKWGISDLDKQYDLSELAKGDCIFAATGVTDGSLLEGVKRKKDKMTTESVVMRASSGTVRWVKGEHRIG
- a CDS encoding ABC transporter permease; its protein translation is MTGFNHHGVWAIYRFEMARALRTLGQSLVTPVITTALYFVVFGGAIGSRMQELDGVSYGTFIVPGLIMMNLLQLSISNASIGIYFPKFTGTVYELLSAPVTAIEMVIGYVGAAATKSIAIGLVILFTAMVFVDVPIAHPFVMLAMLVLTAVTFSMLGFIIGIWAKGFEQLSFVPALIVTPLTFLGGAFYTINMLPEPWRTISLANPVVYLVSGFRWAFFDKGDVAIGVSLGFTAAFLFLCLGVIGWIFKTGWRLKN